One Dromiciops gliroides isolate mDroGli1 chromosome 3, mDroGli1.pri, whole genome shotgun sequence DNA segment encodes these proteins:
- the LOC122747099 gene encoding muscle M-line assembly protein unc-89-like, protein MREAFSDSEDCLGHSLVAAKRYAKRISSTSSWPENFKPSFTQKLTFKYVLEGEPVVFQCSLIACPTPKITWFHNNRPISTSLRRVIKTENDLHNHISRLEVKNVQDRDSGSYRLFAINSEGSAESTASLLVVQRQQEGKYLEFLKKAEKTCESVEALAEGTIEDRVKVDLRFIGSPFSKMQDAEPKGIRRTIHFKKTIPAKRKEFTYTEIQEWFNVGESFLDEETKMKLQRLREAKRILLEKKKLPSLDTSSEMVTRILRNEASNKDSASSREKMRTLPISYLDRNKDYIDDSTEETDIQSHVDKNLMCGEPSKSLQTTFEGAIDEDIFQTNIMMTQDAFPRDSFHEDSKSSLGTDSERFHSKEIFTEDTQVVEEFEGFMAENITQESSGYMSSRHMNEEICTVASNNDITSDIITSYTSESFATSENIEKITEVDRQTIRQGDLPQEKHPVSMKVNESQTEIEEKATRFESPFQKRFKRCPPSFIHELESQEVNEGDCCIFACYFQGYPQPIVTWYNNDIPIPRKQDYIIQTTEGYSRLTFSSVLPQNEGSVTCVLFNQYGTVKTSGMMKVRAKPHDTCQAPSFQEYTEDEEELTLAFDQMKEGTSTFWQEDRSNVSISEVNPSSSTTEDLELLSYPVEIQITAATPTPEQEFREAFQPVEFVPEVTSRDQALQSPKHKFTFSFSEPPKLLAEMPKLIKCREGYSVILECLISGDPQPDVTWYQNGIALNQSQRFGIEEEDGRYRLYINEVSSQDSGRYTCIAENNSGRVESASDLIVEPVSLSFYNQLENIGDVEMKHFTNRQEQRQGEIAKAHFYDYSIDSFTNRSNVKEYSVKEYFQTLETAQQLRVKEKEHCVYSKEKPARFMRGVTKSIIIHEPPRVENTNLQCQSKGKDRSVSEQTESEGDEARAYPFEMVNQFSKQARIEKENIYEHTTAGYLSNIQFERTMKHYVEKDSSIMVSEEPCNGKSGYVDKNVKRKVVPEEYGFRSAESQVSDVCFKGPTRTDDSRIPSEPLESESYTPLVSETTDVKTYMNAEVDSHNFAMNLKLLSSEVRQNFAEKEKEQRKESCLENQAPASERADPGRYIRSDLRQPHPHKEDVEDGNQKSDKVEPKVVKDQKLASEIIEFDLGSIVFDLKQIYSHLGNTAKEQEGQIFEQQKEIYHKDEILNSETLKLDVYDISGNVQNTTPLTEQEIPASQELSDEHVIELEKSSFDEDTLYLGKKGSCLQEHDFSISEIDFSHKSRAKETRHETPPLFQTLVPELPETGVESFISDLKKAASEEKHLITSEIKEKEEHILALNPSSFEELDMRMQNYEGVSPEEHNSDQKDRKLSLSQYFPFLITEEHLDQNGQTAKKPDGFKEEKCYAENQIEKEMPLPTIETFNVTQRETCLSENTSEVNEAHTTEIVESETSLAKYLLSAGKQKAPDTKDNKTELFQNESVTSMEVEDVTFNTVYEFYNQQQESLARPFSPESDMSIEFGSTSSEDISELDQFYTPPSSVEHFETPVSPELYFPSLNTTEKYSTPLGEEITERYSTPSGGESTERYSTPSGGESAERYSTPSGEETIERYSTPSGGTKLNLSTRKVPSKIAREDSTPNELYHTPTGERSPAYDLWRSESFGTPNEAVEPKENEMPPSFISPLSKRRIFENTTLGFIVEVEGFPVPGVKWYRNKSLLEPDERVKIERVGNVCSLEICNIKKSDEGEYMCHAVNIIGEAKSFAKVDILPPDRRAVALPPPVTHQHIMEFDLEKNSSSRTPSPQEIVLEVELGENDVKEFEKQVKIVTVPEFTSDHKSMIVSLDVLPSNLVEPNLAFTENENRDLKIDLEVFEMPPRFTKPICDYKMPENSEALFECSVIGIPTPVIRWYKEYTHIEPDGVKYVVSDEKGNHSLKIRRVCLLDSATYRCRAVNNVGEAICRGSLTIGNSEIVATSLRKSKVTVSSFKEKAVLKSKYSDRFFEFHVVEGPPRFMKAISDCSSPIGTAAYFQCLVRGSPKPAVHWYKNGKLVQGDRFSSEESDTGFHNLFITSLIPTDEGEYRCVATNQLGMAETCATLTLTKFC, encoded by the coding sequence ATGAGAGAAGCTTTTTCAGATTCTGAAGACTGTTTAGGTCATAGCTTGGTAGCTGCTAAAAGATATGCAAAGAGAATAAGCTCAACAAGCTCTTGGCCTGAAAATTTTAAGCCTTCATTTACCCAAAAGCTTACATTTAAATATGTGTTAGAGGGAGAACCAGTTGTTTTCCAGTGTAGCTTAATAGCCTGCCCAACACCCAAGATAACCTGGTTTCACAACAATAGGCCTATATCAACAAGTCTCCGTAGGGTGATAAAAACTGAAAATGATTTACACAATCATATTTCTAGGCTAGAGGTTAAAAATGTACAAGACAGAGATTCAGGAAGCTACAGATTATTTGCAATTAACAGTGAAGGATCAGCTGAGTCAACAGCATCATTACTTGTTGTGCAAAGGCAACAAGAGggaaaatatttggaatttttaaaaaaggctgaGAAAACATGTGAAAGTGTAGAGGCTCTAGCTGAGGGAACAATAGAAGACAGGGTGAAGGTTGATCTTCGATTCATTGGCTCTCCTTTTAGCAAAATGCAAGATGCTGAACCAAAGGGAATAAGGAGAACCATACATTTCAAGAAAACCATCCCTGCTAAGAGAAAAGAATTCACATACACtgagatacaggaatggtttaaTGTAGGTGAGAGTTTTTTGGATGAGGAGACCAAAATGAAGTTACAGCGTTTACGGGAAGCTAAAAgaattttattggaaaaaaagaaactacctTCTTTAGACACGTCTTCTGAAATGGTTACAAGAATTCTGAGAAATGAAGCTAGCAATAAAGACAGTGCATCTTctagagaaaaaatgagaactctTCCCATATCTTATCTAGATAGAAATAAGGATTATATAGATGATTCTACTGAGGAAACTGATATTCAGAGTCATGTGGataaaaatttaatgtgtggagAGCCTTCTAAAAGTCTCCAAACCACTTTTGAAGGAGCAATTGATGAAGACATCTTCCAGACCAATATCATGATGACACAAGATGCATTTCCAAGAGACAGTTTTCATGAAGATTCAAAAAGTTCACTCGGGACTGATTCAGAACGTTTTCACAGCAAGGAAATATTTACTGAGGATACCCAAGTAGTAGAAGAATTTGAAGGGTTCATGGCAGAAAATATAACCCAAGAATCCTCAGGATACATGAGCAGTAGACATATGAATGAAGAAATATGCACAGTAGCCTCAAATAATGATATCACATCTGACATTATTACATCATACACCAGTGAATCTTTTGCTACTTCTGAAAACATTGAGAAAATTACAGAGGTAGACAGGCAAACAATAAGACAGGGAGATTTGCCCCAAGAAAAGCACCCAGTTTCTATGAAAGTCAACGAATCACAAACTGAGATAGAGGAAAAAGCAACTCGTTTTGAAAGCCCTTTCCAGAAACGTTTTAAACGTTGccctccttcattcattcatgaactTGAATCTCAAGAAGTAAACGAAGGAGATTGTTGCATATTTGCTTGTTACTTTCAAGGATACCCACAACCCATAGTGACTTGGTATAACAATGATATACCAATCCCACGCAAACAAGACTATATTATCCAAACTACTGAAGGTTATTCAAGGCTAACTTTCTCTTCTGTTCTCCCTCAAAATGAGGGCTCTGTAACATGTGTGCTATTTAACCAatatggaacagtaaaaacatcAGGTATGATGAAAGTTAGGGCCAAACCACATGACACTTGTCAGGCCCCATCCTTCCAGGAGTACACTGAGGATGAAGAAGAACTTACATTAGCATTTGACCAAATGAAAGAAGGGACCTCAACTTTCTGGCAGGAAGACAGATCAAATGTGTCCATTTCAGAAGTTAACCCATCCAGTTCTACCACAGAAGACTTAGAATTACTTTCGTATCCAGTAGAAATTCAGATAACAGCAGCTACCCCTACTCCTGAACAAGAATTTAGAGAAGCATTCCAACCAGTTGAATTTGTACCTGAAGTAACATCTCGAGATCAAGCTCTTCAGTCTCCCAAACACAAATTTACATTTTCATTCAGTGAGCCACCCAAACTACTAGCCGAAATGCCCAAACTTATCAAATGTAGAGAAGGGTATTCAGTAATACTTGAATGTTTAATATCTGGAGATCCCCAGCCCGATGTAACCTGGTATCAAAATGGCATAGCCTTGAACCAGAGCCAGAGGTTTGGAATTGAGGAAGAAGATGGTAGGTACAGGTTATATATCAATGAAGTAAGTTCTCAAGATTCAGGAAGATATACCTGCATTGCCGAAAACAACTCAGGAAGAGTAGAAAGTGCTTCAGATCTCATTGTGGAGCCTGTTAGTCTTAGTTTTTATAACCAGTTAGAAAATATTGGTGATGTTGAGATGAAACACTTCACAAACAGACAAGAACAAAGGCAGGGAGAAATTGCAAAAGCGCATTTTTATGACTATTCAATTGACTCTTTTACAAACAGATCTAATGTGAAAGAATATTCAGTAAAGGAATATTTTCAGACTCTTGAGACTGCTCAGCAGCTACGAGTAAAAGAGAAGGAGCATTGTGTATATTCCAAAGAAAAACCAGCTAGATTTATGCGAGGTGTGACAAAATCCATAATAATCCATGAGCCACCTCGAGTTGAAAATACAAATTTACAATGCCAGAGTAAAGGGAAGGACCGATCTGTAAGTGAACAAACAGAGTCAGAGGGAGATGAAGCCAGAGCTTACCCTTTTGAGATGGTGAACCAGTTTAGTAAACAAGcaagaatagaaaaggaaaacatttatgaACATACAACAGCTGGATATTTGTCAAATATCCAGTTTGAAAGGACAATGAAACATTATGTAGAGAAAGATTCATCCATTATGGTATCTGAAGAGCCTTGCAATGGAAAAAGTGGTTACGTAGACAAAAATGTGAAGAGAAAAGTAGTCCCTGAAGAGTATGGTTTTAGAAGTGCCgaaagtcaagtgtctgatgtatGCTTCAAAGGACCAACAAGGACTGATGACTCAAGAATTCCATCAGAACCATTAGAGTCAGAGTCATATACCCCACTGGTGAGTGAAACAACAGATGTGAAAACTTATATGAATGCTGAAGTCGATTCACATAACTTTGCAATGAATTTGAAACTTCTCTCTTCTGAAGTGCGACAGAATTTtgcagagaaagagaaggaacaaaggaaagagagctgTTTAGAAAATCAGGCACCAGCTTCTGAACGTGCTGACCCTGGTAGATATATTAGATCGGATCTGAGGCAGCCTCACCCTCATAAAGAGGATGTGGAAGATGGAAACCAAAAATCAGATAAAGTAGAACCAAAAGTAGTTAAAGATCAGAAACTGGCCTCTGAAATAATTGAATTTGATTTGGGGAGCATTGTATTTGATCTGAAACAAATTTATTCCCACTTGGGAAATACAGCTAAGGAGCAGGAAGGGCAAATTTTTGAGcaacagaaagaaatataccaTAAGGATGAAATTCTTAATTCTGAAACATTAAAACTGGATGTCTATGATATATCAGGAAATGTACAAAATACCACACCACTGACTGAACAAGAAATTCCAGCCAGCCAGGAACTTTCCGATGAACATGTGATTGAATTAGAAAAAAGCTCTTTTGATGAAGATACATTATACCTAGGGAAAAAGGGCTCTTGTCTTCAGGAACATGATTTTAGTATTTCAGAAATAGATTTTTCACACAAGTCTAGAGCCAAAGAAACTCGTCATGAAACACCACCTTTGTTCCAAACCTTAGTACCTGAATTACCAGAAACTGGAGTTGAAAGCTTCATATCAGACTTGAAAAAGGCTGCAAGCGAGGAAAAGCATTTAATTACAtctgaaattaaagaaaaagaagagcacaTCTTGGCACTTAATCCATCTTCATTTGAAGAATTAGATATGAGAATGCAGAATTATGAAGGTGTAAGTCCTGAAGAACACAATAGTGATCAAAAGGACAGAAAACTTTCTTTAAGTCAGTATTTCCCCTTTCTAATAACTGAAGAACACTTAGATCAAAATGGACAAACAGCAAAAAAACCAGATGGTTTCAAAGAAGAAAAGTGTTATGCAGAAAatcaaattgaaaaagaaatgcctTTACCCACTATTGAAACCTTTAATGTTACACAAAGAGAAACTTGTCTTTCTGAAAATACTTCTGAAGTAAATGAGGCACACACTACTGAAATAGTGGAATCGGAGACCTCCCTAGCGAAATATTTACTCTCTGCTGGAAAGCAGAAGgctcctgataccaaagacaacaAGACAGAACTTTTCCAAAATGAGTCAGTTACTTCAATGGAGGTCGAAGATGTGACTTTCAACACTGTCTATGAATTTTACAACCAGCAGCAGGAATCACTAGCTCGTCCGTTTTCTCCTGAATCAGATATGTCGATTGAATTTGGAAGCACAAGCAGTGAGGACATCTCGGAATTAGACCAATTCTATACACCCCCATCATCAGTTGAACATTTTGAAACTCCTGTTTCACCTGaattatattttccttctctgaataCAACCGAAAAATATTCCACACCATTAGGAGAAGAGATAACTGAAAGATATTCTACAccttctggaggagaaagtaccGAGAGATATTCTACCCCTTCAGGTGGAGAGAGTGCTGAGAGATATTCTACACCTTCTGGAGAAGAAACAATCGAAAGATATTCCACACCCTCAGGGGGAACAAAGCTCAATTTGAGTACAAGAAAAGTTCCATCAAAAATAGCAAGAGAGGACAGCACACCAAATGAGCTCTACCACACACCTACTGGAGAAAGGAGCCCAGCATATGATCTGTGGCGCTCAGAATCATTTGGTACACCTAATGAAGCAGTTgaaccaaaagaaaatgaaatgccaCCATCATTCATCTCACCTCTTAGCAAAAGACGGATCTTTGAAAACACAACATTAGGTTTCATTGTTGAAGTTGAGGGATTCCCAGTTCCTGGTGTGAAATGGTACCGAAATAAATCATTACTAGAACCAGATGAAAGAGTCAAAATAGAAAGGGTAGGCAATGTGTGTTCTCTGGAAATTTGCAACATTAAAAAATCAGATGAGGGAGAATACATGTGTCATGCTGTGAATATCATAGGGGAAGCCAAAAGCTTTGCAAAAGTTGACATTTTGCCTCCAGACAGAAGGGCGGTGGCCCTCCCTCCTCCAGTAACACACCAGCACATTATGGAGtttgatttggaaaaaaattcatCATCAAGGACACCTTCTCCTCAGGAAATTGTCCTGGAAGTTGAATTAGGGGAGAATGATGTTAAAGAATTTGAGAAGCAAGTGAAAATAGTCACTGTTCCAGAATTTACTTCTGATCATAAAAGCATGATTGTAAGTCTTGATGTTCTCCCTTCAAACTTAGTAGAACCCAACTTGGCTTTTACGGAGAATGAAAACAGAGATTTAAAGATTGATTTAGAAGTATTTGAAATGCCTCCACGTTTCACGAAGCCAATTTGTGATTATAAAATGCCAGAGAATTCGGAAGCTCTATTCGAATGTTCAGTAATAGGCATTCCAACTCCAGTGATTAGATGGTATAAAGAATATACACATATTGAACCAGATGGTGTTAAATATGTGGTTAGTGATGAGAAGGGAAATCATTCTCTTAAAATTCGGAGGGTTTGCCTTTTAGACAGTGCCACATATAGATGCAGAGCTGTGAACAATGTAGGTGAAGCTATTTGCAGGGGCTCTCTCACCATAGGAAATTCTGAAATTGTTGCAACATCATTAAGAAAAAGCAAAGTAACTGTAAGTAGTTTTAAGGAGAAAGCAGTCCTGAAAAGCAAATACTCAGACAGATTTTTTGAGTTTCATGTGGTAGAAGGACCTCCCAGATTTATGAAAGCGATTTCTGACTGTAGCTCTCCTATAGGTACAGCAGCTTACTTCCAATGTCTGGTTCGTGGTTCTCCCAAGCCCGCTGTCCACTggtacaaaaatggaaaattggtTCAAGGAGATAGATTCAGTTCTGAGGAAAGTGACACAGGTTTCCATAATCTATTTATTACAAGTTTAATCCCAACTGATGAAGGCGAGTACAGGTGTGTAGCAACAAACCAATTAGGAATGGCAGAGACTTGTGCCACTTTAACCTTAACTAAATTTTGTTGA